In Ilumatobacter fluminis, the following proteins share a genomic window:
- a CDS encoding HNH endonuclease signature motif containing protein gives MSSPDPAAELTAIFAVDVAAADPTECATVLGATRRLRGFIDQVEAGVTRRMIELHEQQGAAPAADVHARTGGVSSAEGKRKERRSKTLDEAPSFEDALGAGEIGAEHVDALANATAKLDDDVKDQLFDREDDLLDDARRLSPEEFGRSVRDLARVIERDNGIERATRQRKETFLSRKTNAATGMVEGRFAFHPELASKVFGPVDRHVGTLIAEGAAAGDAECRGRSVDRNRLAAEALGDLVAAGNQHLHPGTGDVTLIADADTVASGDLGDESVCETADGCGVAPATVQRTMCNARVTVVFVDEHGVPISAGRTARHANRAQRRALRAMYRTCGFAGCDVPFDRCEMHHIVPWEQGGPTDLDNMIPLCSRHHHVVHEGGWALELAPDRTLTIRQPDGQIFTVSEPDVPPQRRRRSRTVDDPERVRERQPAA, from the coding sequence ATGAGTTCTCCCGACCCCGCAGCCGAGTTGACCGCGATCTTCGCCGTCGATGTCGCTGCGGCCGACCCGACCGAGTGCGCCACGGTGCTGGGCGCGACGCGTCGCCTGCGGGGGTTCATCGATCAGGTGGAGGCGGGTGTGACGCGTCGGATGATCGAGTTGCACGAACAGCAAGGCGCAGCACCGGCTGCCGATGTCCATGCTCGGACAGGTGGGGTGTCGTCCGCGGAGGGGAAGCGCAAGGAGCGTCGGTCGAAGACGTTGGACGAGGCGCCGTCGTTCGAAGATGCGTTGGGTGCGGGTGAGATCGGTGCCGAGCATGTCGATGCGTTGGCGAACGCCACGGCGAAGCTCGACGATGACGTGAAGGATCAGCTGTTCGACCGTGAAGACGATCTGTTGGATGATGCGAGGCGTTTGTCGCCGGAGGAGTTCGGTCGATCGGTACGTGATCTGGCTCGGGTGATCGAGCGCGACAACGGCATCGAGCGTGCGACGAGGCAGCGCAAGGAGACGTTTCTGTCGCGCAAGACGAACGCGGCGACGGGGATGGTGGAGGGACGATTCGCGTTCCACCCCGAACTCGCCTCGAAGGTGTTCGGTCCGGTCGATCGTCATGTCGGCACCCTGATCGCGGAGGGCGCAGCGGCGGGCGATGCGGAATGTCGGGGCCGCAGTGTGGATCGGAACCGGTTGGCTGCCGAAGCACTCGGTGATCTCGTCGCAGCCGGGAACCAGCATCTGCACCCTGGAACCGGTGATGTGACGTTGATCGCGGATGCTGACACGGTCGCCTCCGGTGATCTTGGTGATGAGTCGGTGTGTGAGACCGCCGACGGTTGTGGTGTGGCGCCGGCGACGGTGCAGCGCACGATGTGCAACGCACGAGTCACGGTCGTGTTCGTCGACGAACACGGTGTGCCAATCTCGGCGGGGCGCACCGCACGCCACGCGAACCGTGCCCAACGCAGGGCGCTACGGGCCATGTACCGCACCTGCGGGTTCGCCGGCTGTGACGTTCCGTTCGATCGGTGCGAGATGCACCACATCGTCCCGTGGGAACAAGGCGGACCAACCGATCTCGACAACATGATCCCGCTCTGCTCACGGCACCATCATGTGGTCCACGAAGGCGGCTGGGCCCTCGAACTCGCTCCGGATCGGACACTCACGATCCGTCAACCCGACGGCCAGATCTTCACCGTGAGTGAACCGGATGTGCCGCCACAGCGCCGGCGACGGTCTCGAACGGTCGACGACCCGGAACGGGTCAGGGAGCGACAACCCGCAGCGTGA
- a CDS encoding DUF1501 domain-containing protein — protein MLDPDISTADALRHLSFDEEPTAAALDRRRFLRLVGMGVGAGVVAGGSGSLLDHAFGHDPSAWAAGPIGADDGVLVIIGMYGGNDGLNTVVPFTDPNYAEMHGGLAIPANQTLRLNSSQGLNGNLPTLKRAWDDGHLAVVQGIGYANPDLSHFNSMAYWMAGRPNALPSSGWMGRWLDGYLGGTNDLYAAAEVGTSVPLHLVGNHKKGTVVGASRPGYGSATDARSERQYAAIRAMAGGAGAGWRAPVGQAFVDQLDLARTLAPVIPDEDQLPDAEIVAKLEVAARLVNANLGFRVVTAGWGDFDSHAGQPGQHADRMAELDAAISRFFAVLDPAWASRVTVMTFSEFGRTPWDNDGAGTDHGTSAPHFVIGANVKGGLYGQQPSLANLRRWDRMAHHVDFRSYYASILDGWMGGGSSDVLGGNFEQLGLFHGPPGSTPPNGIVLGDGGTVTPSPSPTPVPTGKSFFHPVSPVRIVDTREGIGAPRQPIGPGQRIRVKVAGAAGLPATGLTAVIANVTAVRPTQPMHFTVYPGRVDRPETSNLNAVPGRPVPNLVAMAVGDDGYIEIYNSNGQTHCLVDVFGYTDGRSNGGAKFNPTAPKRLFDSRNGTGMRRGALAPGVAVDVQVAGKAGVPKTGATAVVVNVTAVNPDQPGHLRVTPTGRTPATTSNVNFAAGDVVPNLVICELGDGGKLRMDATGASTHVVGDVFGYFADGGERLITMAPRRLLDTRDGTGAPKRPLGPGRRVDLQVAGLKGVPAAATAVVLNVTATKVAGASHVSVWPRGGSEPSTSNLNVVAGQTIANLVICRVGEQQSVSLANPLAGCDLVADVLGYFVP, from the coding sequence ATGCTCGACCCCGACATCTCCACCGCCGACGCCCTGCGTCACCTGTCGTTCGACGAAGAACCGACCGCCGCGGCGCTCGACCGTCGTCGTTTCCTGCGCCTCGTCGGCATGGGGGTCGGCGCCGGCGTCGTCGCCGGTGGCAGCGGATCGCTGCTCGACCACGCCTTCGGCCACGACCCGAGCGCCTGGGCCGCCGGGCCGATCGGCGCCGACGACGGTGTGCTCGTCATCATCGGCATGTACGGCGGCAACGACGGGCTCAACACCGTCGTTCCGTTCACCGACCCGAACTACGCCGAGATGCACGGTGGCCTGGCGATCCCGGCGAACCAGACACTCCGCCTGAACTCGTCGCAGGGCCTCAACGGGAACCTGCCGACGCTGAAGCGGGCGTGGGACGACGGCCACCTGGCCGTCGTGCAGGGCATCGGCTACGCGAACCCCGACCTGTCGCACTTCAACTCGATGGCGTACTGGATGGCGGGCCGCCCGAATGCGCTCCCGTCGAGCGGGTGGATGGGCCGATGGCTCGACGGCTACCTCGGCGGCACGAACGACCTCTACGCCGCGGCCGAGGTCGGCACGTCGGTGCCGCTCCACCTCGTCGGCAACCACAAGAAGGGCACCGTGGTCGGCGCGTCCCGGCCCGGCTACGGCAGCGCCACCGACGCCCGCTCCGAGCGTCAGTACGCCGCGATCCGTGCGATGGCCGGCGGTGCAGGCGCCGGCTGGCGTGCACCCGTCGGACAGGCCTTCGTCGACCAGCTCGACCTGGCTCGCACCCTGGCCCCCGTCATCCCCGACGAGGACCAGCTCCCCGACGCCGAGATCGTCGCCAAGCTCGAGGTCGCCGCCCGCCTCGTCAACGCCAACCTCGGGTTCCGCGTCGTCACGGCCGGGTGGGGCGACTTCGACAGCCATGCCGGCCAGCCAGGGCAGCACGCCGACCGCATGGCCGAACTCGACGCCGCCATCAGCCGCTTCTTCGCCGTGCTCGATCCGGCATGGGCGAGCCGGGTGACCGTCATGACCTTCTCCGAGTTCGGCCGCACCCCGTGGGACAACGACGGCGCCGGGACCGACCACGGGACCTCGGCGCCGCACTTCGTGATCGGCGCGAACGTGAAGGGCGGCCTGTACGGGCAGCAGCCGTCGCTGGCCAACCTCCGTCGGTGGGACCGGATGGCCCACCACGTCGACTTCCGCTCGTACTACGCCTCGATCCTCGACGGTTGGATGGGCGGCGGCTCGTCGGACGTGCTCGGGGGCAACTTCGAACAGCTGGGGCTGTTCCACGGTCCTCCCGGGTCGACGCCGCCCAACGGCATCGTGCTCGGAGACGGCGGCACCGTCACCCCCAGCCCGTCGCCGACTCCGGTCCCCACCGGGAAGTCGTTCTTCCACCCGGTCTCGCCGGTGCGCATCGTCGATACCCGCGAGGGCATCGGTGCTCCCCGTCAGCCGATCGGACCCGGTCAGCGCATCCGGGTGAAGGTCGCCGGCGCCGCCGGACTCCCGGCCACCGGGTTGACCGCCGTGATCGCCAACGTGACCGCGGTGCGGCCGACGCAGCCGATGCACTTCACGGTGTACCCCGGCCGCGTCGACCGACCGGAGACATCGAACCTCAACGCCGTTCCCGGGCGGCCCGTCCCGAACCTCGTCGCCATGGCGGTCGGCGACGACGGCTACATCGAGATCTACAACTCGAACGGCCAGACCCACTGCCTCGTCGACGTCTTCGGCTACACCGACGGTCGCTCGAACGGCGGGGCGAAGTTCAACCCGACCGCACCGAAGCGCCTGTTCGACTCCCGCAACGGCACCGGCATGCGACGCGGGGCACTCGCCCCGGGCGTGGCCGTCGACGTGCAGGTCGCCGGCAAGGCCGGGGTCCCGAAGACGGGCGCCACGGCCGTCGTCGTGAACGTCACCGCCGTCAACCCCGATCAGCCAGGACACCTCCGGGTCACACCGACCGGGCGCACGCCCGCGACCACGTCGAACGTCAACTTCGCCGCCGGCGACGTCGTCCCGAACCTCGTGATCTGCGAGCTCGGCGACGGCGGCAAGCTCCGCATGGACGCCACCGGTGCCTCGACGCACGTCGTCGGTGACGTCTTCGGCTATTTCGCCGACGGTGGCGAGCGATTGATCACGATGGCGCCCCGACGCCTGCTCGACACCCGCGACGGCACGGGTGCACCGAAGCGACCACTCGGCCCGGGGCGACGCGTCGATCTCCAGGTCGCCGGTCTCAAGGGCGTGCCGGCTGCGGCGACCGCCGTCGTGTTGAACGTCACCGCGACCAAGGTCGCCGGTGCCTCCCACGTGTCGGTGTGGCCTCGCGGCGGTTCCGAGCCCTCGACCTCGAATCTCAACGTGGTCGCCGGGCAGACGATCGCGAACCTGGTCATCTGCCGGGTCGGAGAGCAGCAATCGGTCTCCCTCGCCAATCCGCTCGCCGGCTGCGACCTCGTCGCCGACGTGCTCGGCTACTTCGTGCCCTGA
- a CDS encoding DUF1800 domain-containing protein, producing MADTAQIEHLLRRTEFVARPDRVAQLTPLTLAQAVDNVLDVPVNPGTASLTASENWERGVELTHFWLDRMAHDSPKPLQEKMAFFWHGHFCSDLTKAGSAALMREQIDLFRTDGLGNLRDLAIAMSTQVAMLRYLDNNQNKATSPNQNFARELMELFLLGVGNYTEADVEASTAAWTGHTDQWDTDQYVWRADWHDGSAKQYLGRTINQGGDPKLHGAETIEVVLGAGQVPVGPNTGRQTRAVAAEFVSKKLWAEFAGTPIPPATLSHLRDVALANDFEIRPWLRALLLSDAFYASDVSSGRVRTPVEFVVASLVATGQRSEVGTPLWLMEGMGQRPLFPPNVSGWKHNGYWVNASAMAKRTESARRSAWQSMRGYWDGDELIHLAGGTISKTEVYETYRDRPADLVDRFLELMHLSYSSASRDALVAYSTASERWERADLLALILVAPDFHLA from the coding sequence ATGGCCGACACCGCCCAGATCGAGCACCTCCTGCGCCGGACCGAGTTCGTGGCGCGCCCCGACCGCGTGGCCCAACTGACGCCGCTGACCCTCGCCCAGGCCGTCGACAACGTCCTCGACGTGCCGGTGAACCCGGGGACGGCGTCTCTGACTGCGTCCGAGAACTGGGAGCGCGGTGTCGAGCTGACCCACTTCTGGCTCGACCGCATGGCGCACGACTCGCCGAAACCGCTCCAGGAGAAGATGGCGTTCTTCTGGCACGGCCACTTCTGCTCCGACCTGACCAAGGCCGGATCGGCCGCCCTGATGCGCGAGCAGATCGACCTGTTCCGCACGGACGGACTCGGCAATCTACGCGACCTCGCCATCGCCATGTCGACCCAGGTCGCAATGCTGCGCTACCTCGACAACAACCAGAACAAGGCGACCTCGCCGAACCAGAACTTCGCCCGCGAGCTGATGGAACTCTTCCTGCTCGGCGTCGGCAACTACACCGAGGCCGACGTCGAGGCGAGTACCGCCGCCTGGACCGGCCACACCGACCAGTGGGACACCGACCAGTACGTCTGGCGGGCCGACTGGCACGACGGCTCGGCGAAGCAGTACCTCGGCCGGACGATCAACCAAGGCGGCGACCCGAAGCTGCACGGGGCGGAGACGATCGAGGTCGTCCTCGGCGCCGGGCAGGTGCCCGTCGGGCCGAACACCGGACGTCAGACCCGTGCGGTCGCAGCAGAGTTCGTCTCGAAGAAGCTGTGGGCCGAGTTCGCCGGAACGCCCATCCCGCCGGCCACGCTGTCGCACCTCCGGGACGTGGCGCTCGCCAACGATTTCGAGATCCGACCCTGGCTCCGAGCGCTGCTGCTGTCCGACGCGTTCTATGCGAGCGACGTGTCGAGCGGGCGAGTGCGAACGCCCGTCGAGTTCGTCGTGGCGTCACTCGTCGCCACGGGCCAGCGGTCGGAGGTCGGTACGCCGCTCTGGCTGATGGAGGGAATGGGGCAGCGCCCGCTGTTCCCACCCAACGTGTCGGGGTGGAAGCACAATGGCTACTGGGTCAACGCGTCTGCCATGGCGAAGCGAACCGAGTCGGCGCGTCGTTCTGCATGGCAGTCGATGCGCGGGTACTGGGACGGTGACGAGCTCATCCACCTCGCCGGCGGGACCATCTCGAAGACCGAGGTCTACGAGACGTATCGGGACCGCCCCGCCGATCTCGTCGATCGATTCCTCGAGCTGATGCACCTGTCCTACTCGTCGGCGAGTCGCGATGCGCTCGTCGCCTATTCAACTGCGTCGGAACGGTGGGAACGAGCCGACCTCCTCGCCCTGATCCTCGTCGCCCCCGATTTCCATCTGGCCTGA
- a CDS encoding MFS transporter has translation MTTTPNAPASPDDEMPDEAQPVETPSKKLGASYYKLFTGTVVSNMGDGIGTIAYPWLASAVTRNPILVAFVAVAQRLPWLLFTLPAGVITDRVDRRKAMISMDVMRGALTLLVAFAVLGEQDALPAPDELEMVTGTNTGLYLTVVAATLLLGMAEVLRDNANQTIMPNIVRADQLEKANGRVWSVEGIMNLFVGPPLGSLMLLVAFSLPFFVDAATFFVAAALVFLIPGSFRAEREPDEQPQSFRQELSEGVRWLMGHSLLRPMAIILGLMNGASMIAGSVMVLYAQDVLGIGPFLFTVMFFGMAVGGFVGGNIASIISKRLGSGTCLALTLVGTAVVSTIVFFLPYWPVVMVGMGLVALLGILWNVITVSLRQTIIPPRLLGRVNSVYRFFAWGMIPIGAAVGGVLVWALEPSVGREWALRSTWLAEAAVYLVLYLFGRRKLTTEKLEAARQAALT, from the coding sequence ATGACGACCACCCCGAACGCGCCGGCCTCGCCCGACGACGAGATGCCGGACGAGGCGCAGCCTGTCGAGACCCCGTCGAAGAAGCTGGGGGCCAGCTACTACAAGCTGTTCACCGGCACCGTCGTCTCGAACATGGGCGACGGCATCGGCACGATCGCCTACCCGTGGCTCGCATCGGCGGTCACCCGGAACCCGATCCTCGTGGCGTTCGTCGCCGTCGCCCAGCGGTTGCCGTGGCTGCTGTTCACCCTGCCGGCCGGCGTGATCACCGACCGGGTCGATCGTCGCAAGGCGATGATCTCGATGGACGTGATGCGCGGCGCCCTGACCCTCCTGGTCGCGTTCGCCGTGCTCGGCGAACAGGACGCGCTGCCCGCACCCGACGAGCTCGAGATGGTGACGGGCACCAACACCGGCCTGTACCTGACGGTGGTCGCCGCGACCCTGCTGCTCGGCATGGCCGAAGTCCTCCGCGACAACGCGAACCAGACGATCATGCCGAACATCGTCCGAGCCGATCAGCTCGAGAAGGCCAACGGACGGGTCTGGAGCGTCGAGGGGATCATGAACCTGTTCGTCGGTCCCCCGCTCGGCTCGCTGATGCTGCTCGTCGCGTTCTCGCTGCCGTTCTTCGTCGACGCCGCCACGTTCTTCGTCGCCGCCGCGCTCGTGTTCCTCATCCCGGGCTCGTTCCGGGCCGAGCGCGAGCCCGACGAACAGCCGCAGTCGTTCCGCCAGGAGCTGAGCGAGGGCGTGCGCTGGCTGATGGGACACTCGTTGCTCAGGCCGATGGCGATCATCCTCGGCCTCATGAACGGCGCCTCGATGATCGCCGGGTCGGTGATGGTCCTCTACGCACAGGACGTGCTGGGGATCGGCCCGTTCCTGTTCACGGTCATGTTCTTCGGGATGGCCGTCGGCGGGTTCGTCGGCGGCAACATCGCCTCGATCATCTCGAAGCGCCTCGGCAGCGGCACCTGTCTGGCGTTGACCCTGGTCGGCACGGCGGTGGTGTCGACCATCGTCTTCTTCCTGCCGTACTGGCCCGTCGTCATGGTCGGGATGGGCTTGGTGGCGTTGCTCGGGATCCTCTGGAACGTGATCACGGTCAGCCTGCGCCAGACGATCATCCCGCCACGACTGCTGGGCCGCGTCAACAGCGTCTACCGGTTCTTCGCCTGGGGGATGATCCCGATCGGGGCCGCCGTGGGCGGTGTGCTCGTGTGGGCGCTCGAGCCGAGCGTCGGCCGCGAGTGGGCGTTGCGGTCGACGTGGCTCGCCGAGGCCGCCGTCTACCTCGTGCTCTACCTCTTCGGCCGCCGCAAGCTGACGACCGAGAAACTCGAAGCCGCCCGGCAGGCCGCGCTCACCTGA
- a CDS encoding NUDIX hydrolase, whose amino-acid sequence MTLPGYRAGGEQIVPRPADWEYGPAPRWEPGATTTLDRVLSVVPEVDEPLLPAFAGAKHSAVLVTLADGAEGPEVLLTRRSWEMRNHRGEISFPGGRIDPGETPTQAALREAHEEVGLEPAGVAVRGELSHLNTVASRSYIVPKVATIDLPARPELTGQTMEVDRVLWVPLAELTRPDTYHSERWKLGPTDHVLHFFQLDDETIWGATARMLVDLLDRTLT is encoded by the coding sequence GTGACGCTGCCCGGGTACCGGGCCGGGGGCGAGCAGATCGTTCCCCGCCCCGCCGACTGGGAGTACGGGCCCGCCCCGCGGTGGGAACCCGGCGCGACGACCACGCTCGACCGCGTGCTGTCGGTCGTGCCCGAGGTCGACGAGCCGCTCCTGCCGGCGTTCGCCGGGGCGAAGCATTCCGCCGTTCTGGTCACCCTGGCCGACGGTGCCGAGGGGCCCGAAGTGCTGCTCACCCGCCGATCGTGGGAGATGCGGAACCACCGTGGCGAGATCTCCTTCCCCGGCGGTCGGATCGATCCTGGCGAGACGCCCACCCAAGCCGCCCTCCGTGAAGCCCACGAAGAAGTCGGGCTCGAACCGGCGGGGGTGGCGGTCCGGGGCGAGCTGTCGCACCTCAACACCGTCGCCAGCCGCAGCTACATCGTCCCGAAGGTCGCCACCATCGATCTCCCCGCCCGACCGGAACTCACCGGTCAGACGATGGAGGTCGACCGAGTGCTGTGGGTCCCGCTCGCCGAGCTGACCCGACCCGACACGTACCACAGCGAACGCTGGAAGCTGGGCCCGACCGACCACGTCCTGCACTTCTTCCAGCTCGACGACGAGACCATCTGGGGTGCCACCGCCCGCATGCTCGTCGACCTCCTCGACCGAACCCTCACCTGA
- a CDS encoding NAD(P)-dependent oxidoreductase — protein sequence MQRTLAAVLQQDGAMPRVLVTGSSGQVGGAVARRLEAAGWSVVRFDVADGHDVRDATQVSDAADGCDAIVHAAAIAHDSAGTPDEIMATNVLGTWHVLSAAEEHGVRKVVYFSSGQVFGCAEGEGVPDSLPIDDHHPLRVARPYGMSKRLAEEMCEIWTRRTAVPTVVLRPVMILDDAASARSSPADLEYGAFVHLDDVVSATQLALATHLDGHVRMLLCGPGDFDSTVARQTLGWRPQHGWPDVR from the coding sequence GTGCAACGAACGCTCGCTGCCGTCCTGCAGCAAGATGGAGCGATGCCGAGGGTGCTCGTGACAGGTTCGTCGGGCCAAGTCGGCGGCGCTGTCGCACGACGGCTCGAGGCCGCTGGCTGGTCCGTGGTCCGCTTCGACGTGGCAGACGGACACGACGTTCGAGACGCGACCCAGGTCAGCGATGCCGCCGACGGGTGCGACGCGATCGTGCACGCAGCTGCGATCGCCCACGACTCGGCGGGGACACCCGACGAGATCATGGCAACGAACGTGCTCGGAACCTGGCACGTGTTGTCCGCGGCCGAGGAACATGGCGTTCGAAAGGTCGTGTACTTCTCATCGGGCCAGGTGTTCGGATGCGCCGAAGGCGAAGGCGTCCCCGACTCACTCCCCATCGACGACCACCATCCGCTTCGGGTCGCACGTCCCTACGGCATGTCGAAACGTCTCGCTGAGGAGATGTGCGAGATCTGGACGAGGCGAACTGCCGTGCCCACGGTGGTCTTGCGGCCGGTCATGATCCTCGACGACGCCGCATCGGCCCGCTCTTCGCCGGCCGACCTGGAATACGGCGCGTTCGTCCACCTCGACGACGTCGTGTCCGCGACGCAGCTCGCCCTTGCGACGCACCTCGATGGACACGTACGCATGTTGCTCTGCGGACCGGGCGACTTCGACTCGACGGTCGCTCGTCAGACGCTCGGCTGGCGCCCTCAACACGGTTGGCCGGACGTGCGGTGA
- the rpmE gene encoding 50S ribosomal protein L31, whose amino-acid sequence MQTDIHPTYADVTVKCSCGNTFTTKSTSPGEQLLELCNECHPFYTGKQKLVDSGGRVERFNKRYGRRDKK is encoded by the coding sequence ATGCAGACCGATATCCACCCCACGTACGCCGACGTCACGGTGAAGTGCTCGTGCGGCAACACCTTCACGACCAAGTCGACCAGCCCCGGCGAGCAGCTGCTCGAGCTGTGCAACGAGTGCCACCCCTTCTACACCGGCAAGCAGAAGCTGGTCGACAGTGGTGGCCGCGTCGAGCGCTTCAACAAGCGCTACGGCCGTCGCGACAAGAAGTGA
- a CDS encoding IS30 family transposase codes for MPRQRVADEVRCWVWLLVADGHTQAGVARRFGLSSTTVRRIAHDPEVEKQVRDTSVSRLTLTGREEISRGIVEGVSNAEIARRIDRHRSTVGREINNNGGRDEYRAVAAHLAAQQRAKRPKLFKFEQFPLLAMVVACWLDLEQWSPEQISARLVLEFPDDETMRVSPETIYRALYVHGRGGLRKELAACLRTQRQHRRARPVTARNRDQSSIPDLVSIAERPDDIEDRLVPGHWEGDLIMGRNNGSQVGTLVERTTGLVMLSKLGTKQADHVADAIAARVRTLPAVLQGTLTWDRGTEMAAHRRFTMATDMKVYFCDPHAPWQRGSNENINGLLRQYLPRDSDLSQFSQEQLDAIAHKLNNRPRKRHSFLTPLEVFDQLVLH; via the coding sequence ATGCCGAGGCAGCGTGTTGCTGATGAGGTTCGTTGTTGGGTGTGGTTGTTGGTGGCCGATGGTCACACACAAGCTGGGGTGGCTCGACGGTTCGGGTTGTCTTCGACAACGGTGCGTCGGATTGCTCATGATCCCGAGGTGGAGAAACAGGTTCGTGACACATCAGTGAGCCGGTTGACGTTGACCGGCCGGGAAGAGATCTCTCGTGGGATCGTGGAAGGGGTTTCCAACGCTGAGATCGCGCGTCGGATTGATCGGCATCGTTCAACGGTGGGCCGTGAGATCAACAACAACGGTGGCCGCGACGAGTATCGGGCGGTTGCTGCGCATCTGGCCGCTCAGCAGCGTGCGAAGCGACCGAAGTTGTTCAAGTTCGAGCAGTTCCCGTTGCTGGCGATGGTGGTTGCGTGCTGGCTTGATCTCGAGCAGTGGTCGCCGGAACAGATCAGTGCCAGGCTGGTGCTCGAGTTTCCCGACGACGAGACGATGCGAGTGTCCCCCGAAACGATCTATCGAGCGTTGTATGTGCATGGTCGGGGCGGGCTCCGTAAAGAACTCGCTGCGTGTCTACGTACTCAACGTCAGCATCGCCGGGCCCGCCCGGTCACGGCTCGGAACCGGGACCAGTCCTCGATCCCGGACCTGGTGTCGATCGCGGAACGTCCCGACGACATCGAGGACCGTCTGGTGCCTGGCCATTGGGAAGGCGATCTGATCATGGGTCGCAACAACGGCTCCCAGGTCGGCACGCTCGTGGAGCGCACCACCGGACTCGTGATGCTGTCCAAACTTGGCACCAAACAAGCCGATCACGTCGCGGACGCGATCGCAGCACGTGTCCGAACCCTGCCGGCCGTGCTGCAGGGAACACTCACCTGGGATCGCGGCACCGAAATGGCTGCTCACCGCCGGTTCACGATGGCCACCGACATGAAGGTGTACTTCTGCGACCCGCACGCTCCCTGGCAACGAGGCAGCAACGAAAACATCAACGGGCTGCTACGCCAATACCTACCCAGAGACAGTGACCTGTCCCAGTTCAGCCAAGAACAACTCGACGCGATCGCTCACAAACTCAACAACCGGCCACGCAAACGCCACAGCTTCCTGACACCATTAGAAGTCTTCGACCAACTCGTGTTGCACTGA
- a CDS encoding ArsR/SmtB family transcription factor has protein sequence MSDVPQSVDARTGVRRDYELDEMLDLDEPQQLKALGDPLRLLICDLVLERAMSVTEIAERVGRPKGSVAYHVDVLVDAGLLQIVRTRQVRAVEERFYGRTALTFMIEGTPGELGFIRDVVAEVDGDRLREIAAAGKADDEGWGTATYRHARIPHDRVAEYTRRLHELSLEFVEEPRDGDVEFGLYIALFPTNRPIGRS, from the coding sequence ATGTCGGACGTTCCCCAATCGGTCGATGCTCGCACCGGCGTCCGCCGCGACTACGAGCTCGACGAGATGCTCGACCTCGACGAGCCGCAACAGCTCAAGGCGCTCGGCGACCCGCTCCGGCTCCTGATCTGCGACCTGGTACTCGAGCGGGCCATGTCGGTGACCGAGATCGCAGAACGGGTCGGCCGCCCCAAGGGTTCGGTCGCCTACCACGTCGACGTCCTCGTCGATGCCGGGCTGCTCCAGATCGTCCGCACCCGACAGGTGCGAGCGGTCGAAGAGCGCTTCTACGGGCGCACCGCCCTCACGTTCATGATCGAAGGCACCCCGGGCGAACTGGGATTCATCCGCGACGTCGTCGCCGAGGTCGACGGCGACCGACTCCGAGAGATCGCCGCCGCCGGCAAGGCCGACGACGAGGGGTGGGGTACGGCGACGTACCGGCACGCCCGGATCCCCCACGACCGGGTCGCCGAGTACACGCGACGCCTGCACGAGCTGTCGCTCGAGTTCGTCGAGGAGCCACGCGACGGCGACGTCGAGTTCGGCCTGTACATCGCCCTGTTCCCCACCAACCGACCGATCGGACGCTCCTGA